Proteins from a genomic interval of Mycolicibacterium grossiae:
- a CDS encoding sucrase ferredoxin, whose product MSPAPGQGCSYQSRTRNDPMYGTASAGSRWLMLELCGGWGHSAFLQSPACIDPTLGRAIVHRAEKAGMRVAAIRKHGRRPATRRWRWFVAHSDPGREALFAGEVGDPAEYLTLDLDGHDGERTSDPMVAICAHGKHDQCCAVRGRSATAAIDAAYHDFTWECSHLGGDRFAATMLVLPEGLCYGRVDSTDAAGLVRSYLDGRLHNDVLRGRTSLPHAVQAAQYFAREASGEDRIDALGPLSVDRDGATTRVVLDAGPSTVTVTLGERMSEPLLSQCSAKVEGSVRIYTLVDLTIGR is encoded by the coding sequence ATGAGCCCTGCCCCCGGGCAGGGCTGCAGCTACCAGTCGCGCACCCGCAACGATCCGATGTACGGCACCGCGTCGGCGGGGTCGCGGTGGCTGATGCTCGAATTGTGCGGTGGCTGGGGACATTCGGCGTTCCTGCAGTCGCCGGCGTGCATCGATCCGACGCTCGGACGGGCCATCGTGCACCGCGCCGAGAAGGCGGGCATGCGGGTCGCCGCCATCCGCAAGCACGGTAGGCGTCCGGCCACGAGGCGCTGGCGCTGGTTCGTGGCGCACTCCGACCCCGGCCGCGAGGCACTGTTCGCCGGGGAGGTCGGCGACCCGGCGGAGTACCTGACCCTGGACCTCGACGGGCACGACGGCGAGCGGACGTCCGACCCGATGGTTGCGATCTGCGCGCACGGCAAGCACGACCAGTGCTGCGCGGTGCGGGGCCGCAGCGCCACCGCCGCCATCGATGCCGCGTACCACGACTTCACCTGGGAGTGTTCGCATCTCGGTGGTGACCGGTTCGCCGCGACGATGCTCGTGCTGCCCGAGGGGCTGTGCTACGGCCGGGTCGACTCGACCGACGCCGCCGGCCTGGTGCGCTCGTACCTGGACGGCAGGCTGCACAACGACGTGCTGCGCGGCCGGACGTCGCTGCCGCACGCCGTGCAGGCCGCGCAGTACTTCGCCCGCGAGGCGTCGGGGGAGGATCGCATCGACGCGCTCGGTCCGCTGTCGGTGGACCGCGACGGCGCCACCACCCGGGTGGTTCTCGACGCCGGACCGTCGACGGTGACCGTGACGCTGGGCGAGCGGATGTCCGAGCCGCTGCTGAGCCAGTGCAGCGCCAAGGTCGAGGGATCGGTCCGCATCTACACCCTGGTCGACCTGACGATCGGTCGATAG
- a CDS encoding STAS domain-containing protein, producing the protein MIEEHDATTVVLRMSGELHAGTYRDARDGVIKAALTAPALVVDVDGLRVTDRHAWSVFTSARWHVHAWPDVPIALACGDRGTRRLLASLSITRYVPVYASVDAAARAVADASHRYRRRAAVDLDGGGAVRRAQAFVKDRLRQWRLLDAMPAVLIVSTVFVENAMEHGGGSCTLRLETDDVGADGGVVNGGVVNGGVVNGGVVNGGVVNGGVVNGVVVAVTDANPAQATRREQDPTAPPTGLDLVAAVSHGWRNLPTPQGKTVWALIRPQDDFLTGIAGLVHR; encoded by the coding sequence ATGATCGAAGAGCACGACGCGACGACGGTCGTGCTGCGCATGTCCGGCGAACTGCATGCGGGCACGTACCGGGACGCCCGCGACGGGGTGATCAAGGCGGCGCTGACGGCACCGGCGCTCGTCGTCGACGTCGACGGACTGCGGGTCACCGACCGGCACGCCTGGTCGGTGTTCACCAGCGCCCGCTGGCACGTGCACGCCTGGCCCGACGTCCCGATCGCGCTGGCCTGCGGCGACCGGGGCACCCGGCGGCTGCTCGCCTCGCTGTCGATCACCCGCTACGTGCCGGTGTACGCCAGCGTGGACGCGGCGGCTCGGGCCGTCGCGGACGCGTCGCACCGCTACCGCCGCCGGGCTGCCGTCGACCTCGACGGCGGCGGCGCCGTCCGGAGGGCGCAGGCCTTCGTCAAGGACCGGCTGCGGCAGTGGCGTCTCCTCGACGCGATGCCCGCCGTGCTCATCGTCTCGACGGTGTTCGTGGAGAACGCGATGGAGCACGGCGGGGGATCCTGCACCCTGCGATTGGAGACCGACGACGTCGGCGCGGACGGCGGTGTCGTCAACGGCGGTGTCGTCAACGGCGGTGTCGTGAACGGCGGTGTCGTCAACGGCGGTGTCGTGAACGGCGGTGTCGTCAACGGCGTCGTCGTGGCGGTCACCGACGCGAACCCCGCGCAGGCGACGCGCCGCGAACAGGATCCGACGGCGCCGCCGACCGGGCTCGATCTGGTGGCGGCGGTGAGTCACGGCTGGCGCAACCTGCCGACCCCGCAGGGCAAGACCGTCTGGGCCCTGATTCGGCCGCAGGACGACTTCCTGACCGGCATCGCGGGACTGGTCCACCGGTGA
- a CDS encoding cupin domain-containing protein — protein sequence MLSRCIAIDSRAFATEYWGRRPLLTRSGALPRDFGDLLSAAMVDELIAERGVRAPFIRLAKEGDVLAKDCYLGPAGFGAEMPDQVDSAKVLQQFAAGATIVLQGLHRLWPPVIDFVRDAVDDLGHPVQANAYVTPRSNRGFDPHYDVHDVFVLQVAGEKRWIVHEPVHQHPLPSQPWTQHRAAIEQRARDAPVIDTVLTPGDALYLPRGWVHSAQALDTTSIHLTIGVSAVTGLDVARAVVDELAGRAEFRESLPMGTDPGDRDEIIATVTKVMARMVSTLRDDAASLGDGAAERLVRRHADRTRPVAVRPLATVDALAADVPPRVRWRNGLLATVEMRDGRVALRLPDRVIAFPPSCADAVRALHGGAVNDTRVLPGLDAADSAVLIRRLLREAVLVPADR from the coding sequence ATGCTGAGCCGCTGCATCGCGATCGACTCTCGGGCGTTCGCGACCGAGTACTGGGGTCGCCGGCCGCTGCTCACCAGGTCCGGCGCGCTGCCCCGTGACTTCGGCGACCTGCTCTCGGCCGCGATGGTCGACGAGCTGATCGCCGAGCGCGGGGTACGCGCGCCGTTCATCCGGCTGGCCAAGGAAGGCGACGTCCTCGCGAAGGACTGCTACCTGGGTCCCGCCGGCTTCGGGGCGGAGATGCCCGACCAGGTCGACTCGGCCAAGGTCCTCCAGCAGTTCGCCGCCGGGGCGACCATCGTGCTGCAGGGTCTGCACCGGTTGTGGCCGCCGGTGATCGACTTCGTCCGCGACGCCGTCGACGACCTCGGCCACCCCGTGCAGGCCAACGCCTACGTGACGCCGCGGAGCAACCGCGGCTTCGACCCGCACTACGACGTCCACGACGTCTTCGTGCTGCAGGTCGCCGGCGAGAAGCGCTGGATCGTCCACGAGCCGGTGCACCAGCATCCGCTGCCGTCGCAGCCGTGGACGCAGCACCGCGCGGCGATCGAGCAGCGCGCCCGGGACGCACCGGTGATCGACACCGTCCTCACCCCCGGCGACGCGCTCTACCTGCCACGGGGCTGGGTGCACTCGGCCCAGGCTCTGGACACGACGTCCATCCACCTGACCATCGGGGTGTCCGCGGTGACCGGCCTCGACGTCGCGCGCGCCGTCGTCGACGAACTCGCCGGCCGGGCGGAATTCCGGGAGTCGCTGCCGATGGGCACCGATCCGGGCGACCGGGATGAGATCATCGCGACGGTGACGAAGGTGATGGCGCGGATGGTCTCGACCCTGCGCGACGACGCAGCAAGCCTCGGCGACGGCGCCGCCGAGCGGCTGGTGCGCCGGCACGCCGACCGCACCCGGCCCGTCGCGGTACGCCCGCTGGCGACGGTCGACGCGCTCGCCGCCGACGTGCCGCCGCGGGTGCGGTGGCGCAACGGCCTGCTCGCCACCGTCGAGATGCGCGACGGCCGGGTCGCGCTGCGCCTGCCGGACCGCGTCATCGCGTTTCCGCCGTCGTGCGCCGACGCGGTACGGGCGCTGCACGGCGGCGCCGTGAACGACACCCGGGTTCTGCCCGGGCTGGACGCCGCCGACTCCGCGGTGCTGATCCGGCGACTGCTGCGAGAAGCCGTCCTGGTGCCGGCTGACCGATGA
- a CDS encoding PAS domain-containing protein, with amino-acid sequence MTAEPRDALSALLAGMSPAAVLDRLAVPVLVVDGEVVGFANAAFAEMLGRQVLDLTGAALHSLLVGSSTVEPVPAGLMTWRHADGYPVRAKVSGHVSVPGADGVVMVAFTDVTEQAWEAD; translated from the coding sequence GTGACGGCCGAACCGCGCGACGCGCTCAGCGCGCTGCTGGCGGGGATGTCGCCCGCCGCCGTCCTCGACCGGCTGGCCGTTCCGGTGCTCGTCGTGGACGGCGAGGTGGTCGGATTCGCCAACGCCGCCTTCGCCGAGATGCTCGGCAGGCAGGTGCTCGATCTGACCGGGGCAGCCCTGCACTCCCTGCTCGTGGGGTCCTCGACCGTCGAGCCGGTGCCCGCCGGGCTGATGACGTGGCGCCACGCCGACGGCTATCCGGTGCGCGCGAAGGTGAGCGGGCACGTGTCCGTCCCGGGCGCCGACGGCGTCGTCATGGTGGCCTTCACCGACGTGACCGAGCAGGCGTGGGAAGCCGACTAG
- a CDS encoding alpha/beta hydrolase family protein, translating into MAMSVSFPSTSGPDLGGLIDLPEGEPRGWGVFAHGFTLGKDCPAASRMCKQLAREGVGMLRFDNLGLGDSNGDWGDGSFSHKVADTVRAVEYMNASGREVRLLVGHSFGGAAAIAAAHDCPTVAAVASVGAPYDPAHVEHNYDALLARIEAEGEAPFLVGGKALTLKRHFIDDVRQADLTERIRTLRRALLVLHSPTDNTVGIANASDIFRTARHPRSFVSLEGADHLLTGKNQAARAGRIISAWADPYLAA; encoded by the coding sequence GTGGCGATGAGCGTCAGCTTCCCCAGCACGTCCGGACCAGACCTCGGCGGGCTCATCGACCTGCCCGAGGGCGAGCCGCGCGGCTGGGGCGTCTTCGCCCACGGCTTCACCCTCGGCAAGGACTGCCCGGCGGCGAGCCGCATGTGCAAGCAACTCGCCCGCGAGGGCGTCGGGATGCTGCGCTTCGACAACCTCGGCCTCGGCGACTCGAACGGCGACTGGGGCGACGGATCGTTCTCGCACAAGGTCGCCGACACCGTCCGCGCCGTCGAGTACATGAACGCCTCCGGCCGCGAGGTCCGCCTTCTGGTCGGTCACTCCTTCGGCGGCGCGGCCGCGATCGCCGCCGCGCACGACTGCCCGACCGTCGCCGCCGTCGCCAGCGTCGGCGCGCCGTACGATCCCGCGCACGTCGAGCACAACTACGACGCGCTGCTCGCGCGCATCGAGGCCGAGGGCGAGGCGCCGTTCCTCGTCGGCGGCAAGGCGCTGACGCTCAAGCGGCACTTCATCGACGACGTGCGCCAGGCCGACCTCACCGAGCGGATCCGCACCCTGCGCCGCGCGCTGCTGGTGCTGCACTCGCCGACCGACAACACCGTCGGCATCGCCAACGCGAGCGACATCTTCCGCACCGCCCGGCACCCCCGCAGCTTCGTCTCGCTCGAGGGCGCCGACCACCTGCTGACCGGCAAGAACCAGGCCGCCCGGGCCGGCCGGATCATCAGCGCGTGGGCCGATCCGTACCTGGCGGCCTGA
- a CDS encoding BatC protein, with translation MALDDDDITTSSGGGEGTADGGSNPEGHDGGADGSAGGEGPADGGSNPGGHDGGADGSAGGEGPADGGSNPDGHDGGADGTA, from the coding sequence ATGGCACTCGACGACGACGACATCACCACCTCCTCCGGCGGCGGAGAGGGAACCGCCGACGGCGGCTCCAACCCCGAGGGTCACGACGGCGGCGCCGACGGCTCCGCGGGTGGCGAGGGCCCGGCCGACGGCGGCTCGAACCCCGGCGGTCACGACGGCGGCGCCGACGGCTCCGCGGGTGGCGAGGGCCCGGCCGACGGCGGCTCCAACCCCGACGGTCACGACGGCGGCGCCGACGGCACCGCCTGA
- a CDS encoding molybdopterin-containing oxidoreductase family protein: MPETTTRPGICRICSAHCGVLATVEDGQLTKVTGDPDNPMFRGYTCAKGRALPDIHNNPDRLLHSQKRDGDRFVPIAAERAMDEIAERLQELIATHGPRSVAMYIGTNCLPYPASPLTANAFLRAIESPMFFTANTIDQPGKQIALAAHGHWLGGDVPFDEADTWLLVGTNPLVSKAIGIPGQNPGQNLRAAIARGMQLIVVDPRRSQTAARAAIHLQPRPGEDATILAGLINVVITDGLCDTEFLAENVAGFDDLARAVAPFTAAYVAERADVPADRLVEAARLFASARSGMVNAGTGANFGLHGNLLEYLCLCLTTICGRWQRAGERVTRPNTLMPAYTAKAQAHPPYEGWGYGEHLRMRGLTDTVAGMPTAALADEILQPGDGQVKALICVGGNPMAAWPDQRKTHRALESLDLLVTLDTEMSLTSRLADYVIAPMMQMETPAMTQGSELIKYYASGTGIPAAYAQYAPRLSDPPPGSDLVEEWQFFLGLARRMGLTMFFVNFFGGGGGRFMESPPVVVTMDEHTALTTEELFAEMCANSRVPLDEVAGHPHGKVFDVDAVVAERDADCTARLDVGNAHMLAELAQVRGEDHTARRADGDWPLRLIPRRHGSFMNSSGTALAALNRGKGYNPTYMHPATIAALGLSSGDLVTVTSPHDFIPSVVEADESLREDVVAMHHAFGGLPSEDHEVRARGSNVGRLIPTDVDYDPVTGIPRQGNIPVRVTPRAG; the protein is encoded by the coding sequence ATGCCAGAGACCACGACGCGGCCCGGCATCTGCCGGATCTGCTCGGCCCACTGCGGCGTGCTCGCCACGGTCGAGGACGGCCAACTCACCAAGGTGACCGGCGATCCGGACAACCCCATGTTCCGGGGCTACACGTGTGCCAAGGGACGTGCCCTGCCGGACATCCACAACAACCCGGACCGCCTGCTGCACAGCCAGAAACGCGACGGGGACCGGTTCGTGCCGATCGCCGCCGAACGCGCCATGGACGAGATCGCCGAGCGGCTCCAGGAGTTGATCGCCACGCACGGCCCGCGATCGGTCGCCATGTACATCGGCACCAACTGTCTGCCGTACCCGGCCTCGCCGCTGACGGCCAACGCCTTCCTGCGGGCCATCGAGTCGCCGATGTTCTTCACCGCCAACACCATCGACCAGCCCGGCAAGCAGATCGCGCTGGCCGCGCACGGCCACTGGCTCGGTGGCGACGTCCCGTTCGACGAGGCCGACACCTGGCTGCTGGTGGGCACCAACCCGTTGGTCTCCAAGGCGATCGGCATCCCCGGCCAGAACCCGGGACAGAACCTGCGCGCCGCGATCGCCCGCGGCATGCAGCTCATCGTCGTCGACCCCCGCCGGTCGCAGACCGCCGCCCGCGCCGCGATCCACCTGCAACCCCGACCGGGAGAGGACGCCACGATCCTCGCCGGCCTGATCAACGTCGTCATCACCGACGGGCTGTGCGACACGGAGTTCCTCGCCGAGAACGTCGCCGGCTTCGACGACCTCGCGCGCGCGGTCGCGCCGTTCACCGCCGCGTACGTCGCCGAACGCGCGGACGTGCCCGCCGACCGGCTCGTCGAGGCGGCCCGGCTGTTCGCCTCGGCGCGCTCCGGCATGGTCAACGCCGGCACCGGCGCCAACTTCGGCCTGCACGGCAACCTGCTGGAGTACCTCTGCCTGTGCCTGACCACCATCTGCGGGCGCTGGCAGCGGGCGGGTGAGCGCGTCACGCGGCCCAACACGCTGATGCCCGCCTACACCGCCAAGGCGCAGGCCCATCCGCCGTACGAGGGCTGGGGGTACGGCGAACACCTGCGCATGCGCGGGCTGACCGACACCGTGGCCGGCATGCCGACCGCCGCGCTGGCCGACGAGATCCTGCAGCCGGGGGACGGTCAGGTGAAGGCGTTGATCTGCGTGGGCGGCAACCCGATGGCCGCCTGGCCCGACCAACGCAAGACCCACCGCGCGCTGGAGAGCCTGGACCTGCTGGTCACCCTGGACACCGAGATGTCGCTGACCTCGCGGCTCGCGGACTACGTCATCGCGCCGATGATGCAGATGGAGACCCCGGCGATGACGCAGGGCAGCGAGCTGATCAAGTACTACGCCAGCGGCACCGGCATCCCCGCGGCCTACGCGCAGTACGCGCCGCGGCTGTCCGATCCACCGCCCGGCTCCGATCTGGTCGAGGAGTGGCAGTTCTTCCTCGGCCTCGCCCGGCGGATGGGCCTGACGATGTTCTTCGTCAACTTCTTCGGCGGTGGCGGCGGCAGATTCATGGAGTCCCCGCCCGTGGTGGTCACCATGGACGAGCACACCGCGCTGACCACCGAGGAACTGTTCGCCGAGATGTGCGCGAACTCCCGCGTGCCGCTCGACGAGGTGGCCGGTCACCCGCACGGCAAGGTCTTCGACGTCGACGCCGTGGTGGCCGAGCGCGACGCGGACTGCACGGCGCGCCTCGACGTCGGCAACGCCCACATGCTCGCCGAGCTGGCGCAGGTGCGCGGCGAGGACCACACCGCCCGGCGGGCCGACGGGGACTGGCCGTTGCGGCTGATCCCACGCCGGCACGGCAGCTTCATGAACTCCTCGGGCACCGCGCTGGCGGCACTCAACCGCGGCAAGGGCTACAACCCGACGTACATGCACCCGGCGACGATCGCCGCGCTCGGCCTGAGTTCCGGCGACCTCGTCACCGTCACCAGTCCGCACGACTTCATCCCGAGCGTCGTCGAGGCCGACGAGTCGCTGCGCGAGGACGTCGTCGCGATGCACCATGCGTTCGGCGGGCTGCCGTCGGAGGACCACGAGGTGCGCGCCCGGGGCAGCAACGTGGGCCGCCTCATCCCGACCGACGTCGACTACGACCCGGTGACCGGAATCCCCCGCCAGGGCAACATCCCGGTCCGGGTCACCCCGCGCGCCGGCTGA